A stretch of the Streptomyces venezuelae genome encodes the following:
- the sodX gene encoding nickel-type superoxide dismutase maturation protease, which produces MPVSGERHGRIGVAEVSGPSMAPTLEDGDRLLVRYGARVRPGAVVVLRHPFQQDLLVVKRAVERRPGGWWVLGDNPYAVPPGDSTDYGAVPEEMVLGTALLRLRPRGGDQTSLAARLSWAVTAVRPLFAEVSASRRLRAR; this is translated from the coding sequence ATGCCGGTGAGCGGGGAGAGGCACGGGCGGATCGGGGTCGCCGAGGTGAGCGGTCCGTCGATGGCGCCGACGCTGGAGGACGGTGACCGGCTGCTGGTCCGGTACGGGGCCCGGGTCCGGCCGGGGGCGGTCGTGGTGCTGCGGCACCCGTTCCAGCAGGACCTGCTGGTGGTCAAGCGGGCCGTGGAGAGGCGGCCCGGCGGCTGGTGGGTGCTCGGCGACAACCCGTACGCCGTGCCGCCGGGGGACAGCACGGACTACGGGGCGGTGCCCGAGGAGATGGTCCTGGGGACCGCGCTGCTGAGGCTGCGCCCGCGCGGTGGGGATCAGACCTCGCTGGCGGCCCGGCTGTCCTGGGCGGTGACGGCGGTGCGCCCGCTGTTCGCCGAGGTCTCCGCCTCCAGGCGTTTGCGGGCCCGGTAG
- a CDS encoding phosphoesterase, translating to MNLVVNGDAESGPGGGSAPVGSVVGWTIRQGAPALIAYSLGGGYPTPSDPGPAPRGSRFFSGGNSPVTELVQDVVVPAGVDAGSVRYTLGGWLGGYLGQEDGVQLSVEFRDAKGAPLALSVLGPVGSGERAARTALLQRSVTSTVPPGARSARVRLVFTRAGGTSNDGYADAVSLVLSGLTGLTGVSGGAA from the coding sequence GTGAATCTGGTGGTCAACGGAGATGCGGAGAGCGGACCGGGGGGCGGGTCCGCTCCGGTGGGGTCCGTGGTCGGGTGGACCATTCGGCAGGGGGCGCCCGCGCTGATCGCGTACAGCCTCGGGGGCGGGTATCCGACCCCGTCCGACCCCGGGCCCGCGCCGCGCGGCAGCCGGTTCTTCTCCGGGGGGAACAGCCCGGTCACCGAGCTGGTGCAGGACGTCGTCGTGCCGGCCGGGGTGGATGCCGGCAGCGTCCGCTACACGCTCGGCGGCTGGCTGGGCGGGTACCTCGGGCAGGAGGACGGGGTGCAGCTCTCCGTCGAGTTCCGCGACGCCAAGGGCGCCCCGCTCGCGCTGTCCGTACTGGGGCCGGTGGGTTCCGGGGAGCGGGCGGCGCGTACCGCGCTGCTCCAGCGGAGCGTGACCTCGACCGTGCCGCCGGGGGCCCGCAGTGCGCGGGTCCGGCTGGTGTTCACCCGGGCGGGCGGCACCTCCAACGACGGGTACGCCGACGCGGTGTCCCTGGTCCTGAGCGGACTGACCGGACTGACCGGAGTTTCCGGGGGTGCGGCATGA
- a CDS encoding TetR/AcrR family transcriptional regulator C-terminal domain-containing protein — protein sequence MPRDTLTREQIVRTAVELLDAEGLEGLNMRSLGKRLGSAATAVYWHVKNKDNLVILASDEVWNEVGLPDLDTVDWRTAATSMATDLYAMIARHPWLVMAFASQPLFGPNKARHDDHSLAVYEKAGFVGAEADQATAAVFMFVLGSTLGLSASVSVNRRLSHGGGNAQALVQEAMTQATEIASRFPRLRARLDSYADADYAAAPEKSFEFGLQSVMDGLEERLTTRLHR from the coding sequence ATGCCGCGTGACACATTGACCCGGGAGCAGATCGTTCGGACCGCCGTCGAGCTCCTGGATGCCGAGGGTCTTGAAGGCTTGAACATGCGCAGCCTGGGCAAGCGGCTCGGCTCCGCCGCCACAGCGGTCTATTGGCATGTCAAGAACAAGGACAATCTCGTCATACTCGCCAGTGACGAGGTGTGGAACGAGGTCGGGCTACCCGACCTGGACACCGTCGACTGGCGGACGGCGGCCACTTCCATGGCCACCGACCTCTACGCGATGATCGCCCGGCATCCATGGCTCGTCATGGCCTTCGCCTCCCAGCCCCTCTTCGGGCCGAACAAGGCGCGTCATGACGATCACAGTCTTGCGGTCTACGAGAAGGCCGGCTTCGTCGGCGCGGAAGCCGACCAGGCGACGGCCGCGGTCTTCATGTTCGTCCTCGGCAGCACCCTCGGCCTGTCGGCCTCGGTCTCCGTGAACAGACGGCTCAGTCATGGGGGCGGGAACGCCCAGGCCCTCGTCCAGGAAGCCATGACGCAGGCGACGGAGATCGCTTCGCGGTTCCCGAGGCTGCGTGCCCGGCTCGACTCCTACGCCGACGCCGACTACGCCGCAGCACCCGAGAAGAGCTTCGAGTTCGGCCTCCAGTCCGTCATGGACGGTCTGGAGGAGCGACTCACGACCCGCCTTCATCGCTGA
- the sodN gene encoding superoxide dismutase, Ni: MLSRFFAPKVKVSAHCDLPCGVYDPAQARIEAESVKGCQEKYQANTDQDFRTRAIIIKEQRAEVAKHHISVLWSDYFKPPHFEKYPELHKLINDTLKALSAAKASNDPATGQAALDLIAEVDRIFWETKKA, encoded by the coding sequence ATGCTTTCCCGCTTCTTCGCCCCCAAGGTGAAGGTCAGCGCCCACTGCGACCTGCCGTGCGGCGTGTACGACCCGGCCCAGGCCCGTATCGAGGCCGAGTCGGTCAAGGGTTGCCAGGAGAAGTACCAGGCCAACACGGACCAGGACTTCCGCACCCGCGCCATCATCATCAAGGAGCAGCGCGCCGAGGTCGCCAAGCACCACATCTCGGTGCTGTGGAGCGACTACTTCAAGCCGCCGCACTTCGAAAAGTACCCCGAGCTGCACAAGCTGATCAACGACACCCTGAAGGCCCTGTCGGCCGCGAAGGCGTCGAACGACCCGGCGACGGGCCAGGCGGCCCTGGACCTCATCGCCGAGGTCGACCGCATCTTCTGGGAGACCAAGAAGGCCTGA
- a CDS encoding ATP-binding cassette domain-containing protein: MTAITATGLRKAYGEHKVLDGVDLHIPAGSVFSLLGPNGAGKTTTVKILSTLTTMDSGSANVLGHDLASDPDGVRSSIGVTGQFSAVDPFLNAMENLELMGRLWHLDRKTVKQRSTDLIEQFDLVEAAKKPVITFSGGMKRRLDLAMTLVGRPQVIFLDEPTTGLDPRVRRSMWEMIRGLVADGVTIFLTTQYLEEADQLADRIAVLDGGRLVAQGTPEELKRKVPGGSIDLQFSTAYALDLAARTLTVPFTRNDEDLKLRIPSDGSAQNVQAVLNRLDTTTIHEMSLHTPDLDDVFLALTGQTKTETGTETGTETTTASADTDKKVLV, encoded by the coding sequence ATGACGGCCATTACGGCTACCGGTCTTCGCAAGGCCTATGGGGAGCACAAGGTCCTCGATGGTGTGGATCTGCACATCCCGGCGGGGTCGGTGTTCTCGCTGCTGGGTCCCAACGGTGCGGGCAAGACCACCACGGTGAAGATCCTTTCGACGCTGACCACGATGGACTCGGGCAGCGCGAATGTCCTGGGGCATGATCTGGCCTCGGACCCGGACGGGGTGCGTTCCAGCATCGGTGTCACGGGTCAGTTCTCCGCGGTGGACCCGTTCCTGAACGCGATGGAGAACCTGGAGCTGATGGGCCGGCTCTGGCACCTGGACCGCAAGACGGTCAAGCAGCGGTCCACCGACCTGATCGAGCAGTTCGACCTGGTCGAGGCCGCGAAGAAGCCGGTGATCACCTTCTCCGGCGGTATGAAGCGGCGTCTGGACCTGGCGATGACCCTGGTCGGCCGCCCGCAGGTGATCTTCCTGGACGAGCCCACCACCGGTCTCGACCCGCGGGTGCGCCGCTCGATGTGGGAGATGATCCGCGGCCTGGTCGCCGACGGCGTCACCATCTTCCTGACCACCCAGTACCTGGAGGAGGCCGACCAGCTCGCCGACCGCATCGCGGTCCTCGACGGCGGCCGGCTGGTCGCCCAGGGCACCCCCGAAGAGCTGAAGCGGAAGGTCCCCGGCGGCAGCATCGACCTGCAGTTCAGCACCGCCTACGCCCTCGACCTCGCGGCCCGGACCCTGACCGTCCCCTTCACCCGCAACGACGAGGACCTCAAGCTCCGGATCCCCTCCGACGGCAGCGCCCAGAACGTCCAGGCCGTCCTGAACCGCCTCGACACCACCACCATCCACGAGATGTCCCTGCACACCCCCGACCTCGACGACGTCTTCCTCGCCCTCACCGGCCAGACCAAGACCGAGACCGGAACCGAGACCGGAACCGAGACCACCACCGCCTCCGCCGACACCGACAAGAAGGTCCTGGTATGA
- a CDS encoding alkaline phosphatase D family protein, with the protein MRLNRRDLLKAAGAAGALNLVWPLSAGLSPAQALEAAQALGAVYDPAPFTLGVGSGDPQPGSVLLWTRLAPEPLAAEQALPDIVEVEWLVAEDPALSRVVARGSHPASATLGHSVHVAVHGLAPGTRYWYVFRALGKSSRVGRTKTAAAGPVPRVRFAAANCQAFHDGFYAAHRGIAAEDLDFVVHLGDYIYEHGPVGGDHVRDHDAPATFTLADYRRRHALYKGDPSLRDAHAAHPWYLTWDDHEVVNDYSGTTGGAPFLKRRSAAYQAWYENQPHRDASAAGGAGLPDPEIHRVRRWGDLLELTVLDLRSYRSAQNLIGGTILGAQQKGWLKQNVSAAPDSWHVWANSIMLSQLRSRVGGGYMFTDQWDGFTAERKEVLTHVLNSGMEDLVVVTGDWHSAFVDDIRPDFDNTASPVIGTEFTAHSVTSGAYSADWNRTNGPVMGRGNPHLKYFEGNRYGYDVYEATPARFSAHLRVIADRRDPNSPVTTLTSFHIDRGVAGSYEDPATKSSPAQWRRDQ; encoded by the coding sequence ATGAGGCTCAACCGGCGTGATCTGCTCAAGGCCGCCGGTGCGGCCGGCGCGCTCAACCTGGTCTGGCCGCTGAGTGCCGGGCTGTCCCCCGCGCAGGCCCTGGAGGCGGCGCAGGCCCTGGGGGCCGTGTACGACCCGGCGCCGTTCACCCTCGGGGTCGGCTCCGGCGATCCGCAGCCGGGCAGTGTGCTGTTGTGGACCCGGCTGGCTCCGGAGCCGCTCGCCGCCGAGCAGGCGCTGCCCGACATCGTCGAGGTGGAGTGGCTGGTGGCCGAGGACCCGGCGCTGAGCCGGGTGGTGGCCCGGGGCAGCCACCCCGCCTCCGCCACGCTCGGGCACAGCGTGCACGTCGCCGTGCACGGCCTCGCGCCCGGCACCCGCTACTGGTACGTGTTCCGGGCGCTCGGGAAGTCCAGCCGGGTGGGGCGGACGAAGACGGCCGCGGCCGGCCCGGTCCCCCGGGTCCGCTTCGCCGCCGCCAACTGCCAGGCGTTCCACGACGGCTTCTACGCCGCGCACCGCGGGATCGCCGCCGAGGATCTCGACTTCGTCGTCCACCTCGGGGACTACATCTACGAGCACGGGCCGGTCGGGGGCGACCACGTACGGGACCACGACGCGCCCGCCACCTTCACCCTGGCGGACTACCGGCGCCGGCACGCCCTCTACAAGGGCGACCCGTCGCTGCGCGATGCACACGCCGCGCACCCCTGGTACCTCACCTGGGACGACCACGAGGTGGTCAACGACTACAGCGGGACCACCGGCGGTGCCCCCTTCCTCAAGCGCCGCTCGGCCGCCTACCAGGCCTGGTACGAGAACCAGCCGCACCGCGACGCCTCGGCGGCCGGCGGGGCCGGGCTGCCCGACCCGGAGATCCACCGGGTCCGGCGCTGGGGCGACCTGCTGGAGCTGACGGTGCTGGACCTGCGGTCGTACCGGTCGGCGCAGAACCTGATCGGGGGGACCATCCTGGGGGCGCAGCAGAAGGGCTGGCTGAAGCAGAACGTCTCCGCGGCCCCGGACAGCTGGCACGTGTGGGCGAACTCGATCATGCTGAGCCAGCTGCGTTCCCGGGTGGGCGGCGGCTATATGTTCACCGACCAGTGGGACGGGTTCACGGCCGAGCGGAAAGAGGTGCTCACCCATGTGCTGAACTCCGGTATGGAGGACCTGGTGGTGGTCACCGGCGACTGGCACTCGGCGTTCGTGGACGACATCCGGCCGGACTTCGACAACACCGCCTCCCCGGTGATCGGGACGGAGTTCACGGCCCACTCGGTGACCTCGGGCGCGTACTCGGCGGACTGGAACCGGACCAACGGGCCGGTCATGGGCCGGGGGAACCCGCATCTGAAGTACTTCGAGGGGAATCGTTACGGCTACGACGTCTACGAGGCGACGCCCGCCCGCTTCTCCGCGCACCTCCGGGTCATCGCCGACCGCCGCGACCCGAACTCGCCCGTCACCACCCTGACGAGCTTCCACATCGACCGGGGCGTGGCGGGCTCCTACGAGGACCCTGCGACGAAGAGCTCACCGGCCCAGTGGCGGCGGGACCAGTAG
- a CDS encoding acyltransferase family protein: protein MSALRPEPRAAQLSSLTGMRFLAALLVFISHVAAARMFTNNQTNADLDKYLGTLGFIGVSFFFILSGFVLTWSAKEGDRPVLFWRRRFAKIYPVHFVTWVGGLLLVLQAGFPMTGKQFYPGLFLTNAWVSDFSVIRGTNGAAWSLCAELLFYLSFPLLLPLLKKIRPGNLWKWAAGAVLGAVAVPALAESLLPHQAFPGLKYDWYQFWAVYFFPAGRLFEFVLGILLARIVMSGRWIPRISLPVAALTLIPGYLLSVYVPNSFALVLPTLIPLGLVVAAGAQADNSGRTGWLGSRPMVWLGEISFSFYMLHMVVTYFGPVDFTSGRQFGVAEAIARAGGWFALTLVLSWVLYRGVELPIMRRWSRPRPKQSATPVVVSVPAPVAVAQDSADQERPVGSRTV from the coding sequence ATGTCTGCACTGAGACCCGAGCCACGCGCGGCCCAGCTGTCGTCCTTGACCGGTATGCGGTTCCTGGCGGCCCTGCTGGTGTTCATCTCCCATGTGGCCGCGGCCCGGATGTTCACCAACAACCAGACAAACGCGGATCTGGACAAGTACCTCGGCACCCTCGGCTTCATCGGGGTCTCGTTCTTCTTCATCCTCAGCGGATTCGTGCTGACCTGGTCCGCGAAGGAAGGCGACCGGCCGGTCCTCTTCTGGCGCCGCCGGTTCGCGAAGATCTACCCGGTCCACTTCGTCACCTGGGTCGGTGGCCTGCTCCTGGTGCTCCAGGCCGGGTTCCCCATGACGGGCAAGCAGTTCTACCCCGGACTGTTCCTGACCAATGCGTGGGTGTCGGACTTTTCGGTCATCCGCGGTACCAACGGCGCGGCGTGGTCGCTGTGTGCAGAACTCCTGTTCTACCTCTCCTTCCCGCTGCTCCTGCCGCTGCTGAAGAAGATCCGGCCGGGCAACCTGTGGAAGTGGGCGGCGGGCGCCGTCCTGGGTGCCGTGGCGGTTCCCGCGCTGGCCGAGTCCCTGCTGCCGCACCAGGCCTTCCCCGGGCTGAAGTACGACTGGTACCAGTTCTGGGCCGTCTACTTCTTCCCGGCCGGCCGCCTGTTCGAGTTCGTCCTCGGCATCCTGCTGGCGCGGATCGTGATGAGTGGTCGCTGGATCCCGCGCATCAGCCTGCCGGTGGCCGCCCTCACCCTGATCCCCGGCTACCTGCTGTCGGTCTACGTGCCCAACTCGTTCGCCCTGGTGCTGCCGACGCTGATCCCGCTGGGCCTGGTCGTCGCGGCCGGTGCGCAGGCCGACAACTCCGGCAGGACCGGCTGGCTGGGCAGCCGGCCGATGGTGTGGCTCGGAGAGATCTCCTTCTCCTTCTACATGCTCCACATGGTGGTCACCTACTTCGGGCCGGTGGACTTCACCTCGGGACGCCAGTTCGGCGTGGCCGAGGCGATCGCCCGGGCCGGCGGCTGGTTCGCCCTCACCCTGGTGCTCTCCTGGGTGCTCTACCGCGGGGTGGAGCTGCCCATCATGCGCCGCTGGTCCCGGCCCCGGCCCAAGCAGTCCGCCACTCCGGTCGTGGTCTCCGTCCCGGCCCCGGTCGCGGTCGCGCAGGACTCCGCCGACCAGGAGCGTCCGGTGGGTTCGCGCACGGTGTAG
- a CDS encoding ABC transporter permease yields the protein MSTVNFAVADSVTLLRRNVKNQLRYPTTTISIIGIPVLFLLLFVYVFGGVLGTGVGPSGGRAEYVNYVLPGLIIMTAATGMLGTAVSTSVDMTEGIIARFKTMAIFRPSILIARVISSVVQTLASMAFVFAVAWLMGFEPSASPVEWLAALGLLAGISFALTWLGVAFGLAAKTLDAASNAPFPLILLPFVGSGVVPTDTMPTGLRWFAEYQPFTPVIETLRGLLMGTEIGNSGWIATAWILAIAILGFFWAMAHFNKDRTH from the coding sequence ATGAGCACCGTCAACTTCGCCGTAGCCGACTCCGTCACCCTGCTGCGCCGCAACGTCAAGAACCAGCTCCGCTACCCGACGACCACCATCTCGATCATCGGTATCCCGGTCCTGTTCCTGCTCCTGTTCGTCTACGTCTTCGGCGGGGTCCTGGGCACCGGCGTCGGCCCATCCGGCGGACGGGCCGAATACGTCAACTACGTCCTGCCCGGCCTGATCATCATGACCGCCGCCACCGGAATGCTCGGCACCGCCGTCTCCACCAGCGTCGACATGACCGAAGGCATCATCGCCCGGTTCAAGACCATGGCGATCTTCCGCCCCTCCATCCTCATCGCCCGCGTCATCTCCTCCGTCGTCCAGACCCTGGCCTCCATGGCCTTCGTCTTCGCAGTCGCCTGGCTCATGGGCTTCGAGCCCTCCGCCTCCCCGGTCGAATGGCTTGCCGCCCTCGGCCTCCTGGCCGGCATCAGCTTCGCCCTGACCTGGCTCGGCGTCGCCTTCGGCCTCGCCGCCAAGACCCTCGACGCCGCCTCCAACGCCCCCTTCCCCCTGATCCTGCTGCCCTTCGTCGGCTCCGGCGTCGTCCCCACCGACACCATGCCCACCGGCCTGCGCTGGTTCGCCGAATACCAGCCCTTCACCCCCGTCATCGAAACCCTCCGCGGCCTCCTCATGGGCACCGAGATCGGCAACAGCGGCTGGATCGCCACCGCCTGGATCCTCGCCATCGCCATCCTCGGCTTCTTCTGGGCCATGGCCCACTTCAACAAGGACCGCACCCACTGA
- a CDS encoding zinc-binding dehydrogenase: MFAAYAARIDRDQPLNGLELGERPAPEARPGWVTVNVKAASLNHHDLWSLRGVGLGEDKLPMILGCDAAGIDPDGNEVVLHSVIGQSGHGVGPDEPRSILTERYQGTFAEQVTVPAWNVLRKPAGLSFEEAACLPTAWLTAYRMLFTNAGVRPGDSVLVQGAGGGVATAAIVLGKAAGLRVFATSRDEAKRKRAVELGAVDAFEPGTRLPQRVDAVIETVGAATWSHSVKSLRPGGTLVISGATSGDRPAHAELTRIFFLELRVVGSTMGSKDELEDLLSFCAATGVRPVIDEVLPLDRAREGFEKLATGDLFGKVVLTV, translated from the coding sequence ATGTTCGCTGCCTATGCCGCCCGTATTGACCGTGACCAGCCGCTGAACGGCCTCGAGCTGGGCGAGCGCCCTGCTCCCGAGGCCCGCCCCGGCTGGGTGACCGTAAACGTCAAGGCCGCCTCCCTCAACCACCACGATCTGTGGTCGTTGCGCGGGGTGGGCCTCGGCGAGGACAAGCTCCCGATGATCCTGGGATGTGATGCCGCGGGGATCGACCCGGACGGCAACGAGGTCGTTCTGCACTCCGTCATCGGGCAGAGCGGGCACGGGGTCGGGCCGGACGAGCCGCGCTCGATCCTGACCGAGCGCTACCAGGGCACCTTCGCCGAGCAGGTGACCGTCCCCGCCTGGAACGTACTGCGCAAGCCGGCCGGGCTGTCCTTCGAGGAGGCGGCCTGCCTGCCGACCGCATGGCTGACGGCGTACCGGATGCTGTTCACCAACGCGGGGGTCCGCCCCGGCGATTCCGTCCTGGTCCAGGGCGCGGGCGGGGGCGTGGCCACCGCCGCGATCGTCCTGGGCAAGGCGGCCGGACTGCGGGTGTTCGCCACCAGCCGGGACGAGGCGAAGCGCAAGCGGGCCGTGGAACTCGGCGCCGTGGACGCCTTCGAGCCCGGGACGCGGCTGCCGCAGCGGGTGGACGCGGTGATCGAGACCGTGGGCGCCGCGACCTGGTCGCACTCGGTGAAGTCGCTGCGGCCCGGGGGCACGCTCGTCATCTCGGGCGCGACCAGCGGGGACCGGCCGGCACATGCCGAGCTGACCCGGATCTTCTTCCTGGAGCTGAGGGTGGTGGGGTCGACCATGGGCTCGAAGGACGAGCTGGAGGACCTGCTGTCGTTCTGCGCCGCGACCGGCGTACGCCCGGTGATCGACGAGGTGCTGCCGCTGGACCGGGCGCGCGAGGGCTTCGAGAAGCTCGCCACCGGCGATCTGTTCGGCAAGGTGGTGCTGACCGTCTGA
- a CDS encoding cytochrome P450, giving the protein MMNDIHSAEAENPIPPLAELPTERPAGCPFDPPAEFARLREEQPLRPMLYPGPDGHVGWLATSHALVREVLADPRFSTRPELVHWPLPGPAAEYQAPPAEPGMFLRMDAPEHTRYRRLLAGKFTTRRMRLLTERVEQVTAERLDAMERLGPDVDLFQEFALPIPAQMMCELLGVPYEDREFFERQAIATNDNSQGPEAQFAAYAELQKFLKELVLAKRAEPTDDVLSELTDSDLTDEELTNIGALLLGAGFDTTANMIGLSVFALLSHPEQLAALKTEPDLTDRAVEELLRYLTITHTGLRTALEDVELGGQLVKAGDTVTLAAGAANRDPEKYPDPDTLDIRRQAAGQLTFGHGIHQCLGQHLARVEVGVALRELFARFPALRLAVPAEEVPLRTDSDFYGVKSLPVTW; this is encoded by the coding sequence ATGATGAATGACATTCACTCCGCGGAGGCGGAGAATCCGATTCCTCCGCTCGCGGAACTGCCCACGGAGCGGCCCGCCGGCTGCCCCTTCGACCCGCCCGCCGAATTCGCCCGGTTACGCGAAGAGCAGCCGCTCCGCCCGATGCTCTACCCCGGCCCCGACGGTCACGTGGGCTGGCTGGCCACCAGCCACGCCCTGGTCCGCGAGGTGCTGGCGGACCCCCGGTTCAGCACCCGGCCGGAGCTGGTGCACTGGCCGCTCCCGGGCCCGGCCGCCGAGTACCAGGCCCCGCCGGCCGAGCCCGGCATGTTCCTGCGCATGGACGCCCCGGAGCACACCCGCTACCGGCGCCTGCTGGCGGGCAAGTTCACCACCCGCCGGATGCGGCTGCTGACCGAGCGCGTCGAGCAGGTCACCGCCGAGCGCCTGGACGCCATGGAGCGGCTGGGACCGGACGTCGACCTGTTCCAGGAGTTCGCCCTGCCGATCCCGGCGCAGATGATGTGCGAGCTGCTCGGAGTCCCGTACGAGGACCGGGAGTTCTTCGAGCGCCAGGCGATCGCGACCAATGACAACAGCCAGGGCCCGGAGGCGCAGTTCGCCGCCTACGCCGAGCTCCAGAAGTTCCTGAAGGAACTGGTCCTCGCCAAGCGCGCCGAGCCCACCGACGACGTGCTCAGCGAGCTGACCGACAGCGACCTCACCGACGAGGAGCTCACCAACATCGGTGCGCTGCTGCTCGGTGCGGGCTTCGACACCACCGCCAACATGATCGGGCTGAGCGTCTTCGCGCTGCTGTCCCACCCCGAGCAGCTCGCCGCCCTGAAGACCGAGCCGGACCTCACCGACCGGGCCGTCGAGGAGCTGCTGCGCTACCTGACCATCACCCACACCGGGCTGCGGACGGCCCTGGAGGACGTGGAACTGGGCGGGCAGCTGGTCAAGGCCGGCGACACGGTCACCCTGGCCGCCGGGGCCGCCAACCGCGACCCGGAGAAGTACCCGGACCCCGACACCCTCGACATCCGCCGCCAGGCCGCGGGCCAGCTGACGTTCGGCCACGGCATCCACCAGTGCCTCGGCCAGCACCTGGCCCGGGTCGAGGTCGGCGTCGCCCTCCGCGAGCTCTTCGCGCGCTTCCCCGCCCTCCGGCTGGCCGTCCCGGCCGAGGAGGTGCCGCTGCGCACCGATTCGGACTTCTACGGAGTGAAGAGCCTCCCGGTCACGTGGTGA
- a CDS encoding DUF4097 family beta strand repeat-containing protein: MPIFVTPHPIRATVELDIGNVWIIASERTDTIVDVRPFDASDPRDVVAADQTRIDYATGKLVVSVPKGRDRGRAGGAVSLVVHLPAGSTVYGDGVAADFRCDGRLGECRLTNDCGHIRLARTGALHVTSGLGNVTVDRAAGAVEVSADCGDVRIHTIDGEATVRRSKGDTLLGEVMGPLGVFAENGDVHIGRAHSSVEARTSQGDVRIDETLRGPLVLETASGQLEVGIVGGTATQLDLDARSGTVYRSLDLFDNMIGTPEDAVQVHARTVIGDIVVRRSAVDLRSDDWP; this comes from the coding sequence ATGCCGATATTCGTCACACCGCATCCGATCCGTGCCACCGTCGAACTCGACATCGGCAATGTGTGGATCATCGCGAGCGAGCGCACCGACACCATCGTCGACGTGCGGCCCTTCGACGCCTCGGACCCCCGGGACGTCGTGGCCGCCGACCAGACCCGCATCGACTACGCGACCGGCAAGCTCGTGGTGAGCGTCCCCAAGGGCCGCGACCGGGGCCGGGCGGGCGGAGCGGTCTCCCTGGTGGTCCACCTGCCGGCCGGATCCACCGTCTACGGGGACGGGGTGGCCGCCGACTTCCGCTGCGACGGACGGCTGGGGGAGTGCCGGCTCACCAACGACTGTGGCCACATCCGGCTCGCCCGGACCGGGGCCCTGCACGTGACCTCCGGCCTCGGCAACGTCACCGTGGACCGGGCCGCCGGAGCCGTGGAGGTGTCCGCGGACTGCGGCGACGTACGCATCCACACCATCGACGGCGAGGCCACCGTCCGGCGCAGCAAGGGCGACACCCTGCTCGGCGAGGTCATGGGCCCGCTGGGCGTGTTCGCGGAGAACGGCGACGTCCACATCGGCCGGGCGCACTCCTCGGTCGAGGCGCGGACCTCGCAGGGCGACGTACGGATCGACGAGACCCTCCGGGGGCCGCTCGTCCTGGAGACGGCCTCCGGGCAGCTCGAGGTGGGCATCGTCGGAGGCACGGCCACCCAGCTGGACCTCGATGCCCGTTCCGGGACGGTCTACCGGTCCCTGGACCTCTTCGACAACATGATCGGCACCCCCGAGGATGCCGTCCAGGTGCATGCCCGGACCGTCATCGGCGACATCGTGGTCCGCCGCTCGGCGGTCGATCTCCGCTCCGACGACTGGCCCTGA
- a CDS encoding CGNR zinc finger domain-containing protein, with protein sequence MELAHYSDYALRLVNTEEPARNKDTLTSVDAVRSLFGPSQQLARRVTDADLTRFRNVRGRLRSIFEAADSGDHVLAVDLLNSLLMEFPVTPQISGHETLGPDGAPNWHMHLADHTSNATAGYAAIACMGLAFHLTEYGADRLGVCQASPCRNAYLDTSTNRSRRYCSDRCATRANVAAYRARKRLEAETSANSGRTAVTAQDSRAASEV encoded by the coding sequence GTGGAACTGGCCCATTACTCGGACTATGCCCTGCGCCTGGTCAACACCGAGGAGCCGGCCCGCAACAAGGACACGCTCACCTCGGTGGACGCGGTCCGCAGCCTCTTCGGGCCCAGCCAGCAGCTGGCCCGACGGGTCACCGACGCAGACCTGACGCGCTTCCGCAACGTCCGGGGGCGGCTGCGCTCGATCTTCGAGGCCGCCGACTCCGGCGACCACGTCCTCGCGGTCGACCTGCTGAACTCCCTGCTGATGGAGTTCCCGGTCACCCCGCAGATCTCCGGGCACGAGACCCTCGGCCCGGACGGCGCCCCCAACTGGCACATGCACCTCGCCGACCACACCTCGAACGCCACCGCCGGGTACGCCGCCATCGCCTGCATGGGCCTGGCCTTCCACCTGACGGAGTACGGGGCCGACCGGCTCGGGGTGTGCCAGGCCTCGCCCTGCCGCAACGCCTACCTGGACACCTCCACCAACCGCTCCCGGCGCTACTGCTCGGACCGGTGCGCCACCCGCGCCAACGTGGCCGCCTACCGGGCCCGCAAACGCCTGGAGGCGGAGACCTCGGCGAACAGCGGGCGCACCGCCGTCACCGCCCAGGACAGCCGGGCCGCCAGCGAGGTCTGA